One part of the Thermoflexus hugenholtzii JAD2 genome encodes these proteins:
- a CDS encoding alpha/beta fold hydrolase: protein MREDGLLRDFGGEGPLLHLAVANGFPPACYRPFMRALGEVGHGVSLLPRPLWPERPRPERGVTWYTLADDLIAAFEARGWRGVVGIGHSMGGVITMVAAVRRPELFSAIVLMDPVLMDPKVLALFRVIRWLGLGPRLHPLARRARRRR, encoded by the coding sequence ATGAGGGAGGACGGGCTTCTGCGGGATTTCGGAGGGGAAGGGCCTCTTCTCCATCTGGCGGTGGCCAATGGGTTCCCGCCCGCCTGCTATCGCCCGTTCATGCGCGCCCTGGGGGAGGTTGGCCACGGGGTGAGCCTCCTCCCCCGCCCACTATGGCCGGAGCGGCCCCGGCCGGAACGCGGGGTGACCTGGTATACCCTGGCGGACGACCTGATCGCCGCCTTTGAGGCCCGGGGGTGGCGGGGGGTGGTCGGGATCGGCCACTCCATGGGCGGGGTGATCACGATGGTCGCTGCCGTCCGGCGCCCAGAGCTCTTCTCCGCCATCGTCCTGATGGACCCTGTGCTGATGGATCCGAAGGTGCTGGCGCTGTTCCGGGTCATCCGGTGGCTGGGTCTGGGGCCCCGCCTGCATCCCCTGGCCCGGCGCGCCCGGCGCCGCCG
- a CDS encoding alpha/beta fold hydrolase, whose amino-acid sequence MTVAPRTCWVSGEVRLRVLEWPGEKGTILALHGLTGYAETFLPLIPALNPPYRVLSMDLRGRGESEQPADPQAYGLEAHLRDIAAVLEALAPEGALLMGHSLGAMLSLAVAAAHPHRVRGLILFDGGPLPSRAFSESLNQVLNARVEELPSLEAFRELVRSMPFLQPFDERLMPILEAGLIREPDGRVRVKFPSRLGAQEATELGAIWNERLRGYAGRIRCPALLLKAPVGTFGPHDRFFTEAEEGLLREVIPQVRVVEVPGTTHYTIVLGHHPERDRLVRAFVEEVLG is encoded by the coding sequence ATGACCGTAGCGCCGCGGACGTGCTGGGTGTCCGGTGAGGTGCGGCTGCGCGTCCTGGAGTGGCCGGGGGAGAAGGGGACGATCCTGGCCCTTCACGGCCTGACAGGTTACGCGGAGACGTTCCTCCCGCTGATCCCGGCCCTGAACCCCCCTTACCGGGTGCTGAGCATGGACCTGCGGGGCCGGGGGGAGAGCGAGCAGCCCGCGGATCCCCAGGCCTACGGCCTGGAGGCCCACCTGCGGGATATCGCCGCGGTGCTGGAGGCCCTGGCCCCGGAAGGGGCGCTGCTCATGGGTCACTCCCTGGGCGCGATGCTCAGCCTGGCCGTCGCCGCAGCGCACCCGCACCGGGTTCGAGGGCTGATCCTGTTCGATGGAGGGCCGCTCCCCTCCCGGGCGTTCTCCGAATCCCTGAACCAGGTGCTGAACGCCCGCGTGGAGGAGCTGCCCTCCCTGGAGGCCTTCCGGGAGCTGGTCCGCTCGATGCCCTTCCTCCAGCCGTTCGACGAGCGCCTGATGCCGATCCTGGAGGCCGGGTTGATCCGCGAGCCGGATGGCCGGGTGCGGGTGAAGTTCCCCTCCCGGCTGGGGGCCCAGGAGGCCACGGAGCTGGGGGCGATCTGGAACGAACGCCTGCGCGGGTATGCCGGGCGGATTCGCTGCCCGGCCCTCCTCCTGAAAGCGCCCGTGGGCACCTTCGGGCCTCACGACCGTTTCTTCACCGAGGCCGAGGAGGGTCTGCTTCGGGAGGTGATCCCTCAGGTCCGCGTCGTGGAGGTCCCCGGCACCACCCACTACACCATCGTGCTGGGGCATCACCCCGAGCGGGATCGCCTCGTGCGCGCCTTCGTGGAGGAAGTGCTGGGATGA